The segment AAGGCCTATTTTTGGTTCTTGACCGGCTGGCTGATCTTCGTCTACTTCCCGTTCGTGCACATGCTGTGGAGCCCGGACGGCATCTTGGCGAAGTGGGGCTGTCTGGATTTCGCGGGCGGCATCGTCGTCCACGCCTCGGCCGGTTTTGCAGCCCTCGCTTCGGTGCTCTACGTGGGGCGCCGCAGCGTCATGGATAACCGGCCGCACAACGTCCCGCTGATTGCGCTGGGCACCGGCCTGCTTTGGTTCGGCTGGTACGGCTTCAATGCGGGGTCGGAGCTGCGCGTCGATTCGGTCACCGCCAGCGCCTTCCTCAACACCGATATCGCGGCATCCTTCGCCGCCATCGCGTGGCTGCTGGTCGAGTGGGCCCGCGGACGTCAGCCGAAATTCATCGGCTTGCTCACCGGTGCCGTCGCCGGCCTTGCAACGATAACTCCCGCCGCCGGCTATGTCTCGCCGACGACGGCCGTCATCATCGGCATCGCGGCCGGCGTCGTCTGCTACTTTGCGGTTACACTGAAGAATCGCCTCGGCTGGGACGACGCGTTGGACGTCTGGGGCGTCCACGGCGTAGGCGGCTTCTTAGGGATCTGCCTGCTCGGCGTCTTTGCGTCGACGCTCTGGAATCCCAATGGCGCAGACGGCCTGCTGCGCGGAAACCCGTCCTTCTTCTTGAAGCAGGTCGCCGCGGCCGCGGTCTGCAGCGCGTGGGCCTTCTGCTTTACCTACGCGATGCTCTGGCTGATCAATCTCGTGACGCGGGTAAAGGTAGACGAAACCGCCGAGGAGCGCGGCCTCGACGTCGAACTGCACGGCGAGGAGGCCTATCCGCTCGGCGTGTGACGCAGCGCCGCTCGCCGGACGACACGGTCGAGCGCGAGACCGCCGGCGAGCAAGGTCGCCAGTACAACGGCGAACGTCGCATCGACGATCGCTTCGCGAAACGGAAGCGACGCGGGCAGCGCGAGCGCGAGCGCGAGAGAGAGGGCGCCGCGCATCCCCGCGACGCGAACCACGCCGACCCATTCCCGCCGTACGGGACCGGGGCACAAAAGGCTAGCGACCGCGAAGCGTGCGATCGCGACGCCCGCTAGGGCGGCGACGGTAAAGATCGGTGCCGCCGTGAGCCGGCTGATCTCCAAGGCTGCCCCCGCCAAAAAGAAGACGACCGCATTTGCGCAGAGTGCGGCGACGTCCCAGAAGTGCTCGACCTCACGGGCGATCGTCAACGTGATGGAGGCGCGCTCGTAATAGCGCAGCGCAATCCCGAAAGCGATGGTCGCAAAGATGCCGGAGAGGTGAAGATAGTCGGCCGCAAAGTAGGCGCCGTAGGCGCAGGAAAGCGTTGTCGCGATTTGCACCGCCGCGCCCCCGGCGGCTCGCTGCAACGCGCGGGCGGCGATAAACGCAAGTGCGATCCCCAGCGCGACGCCGCACACCGCACCGGCGATCGTTTGCAGGGTGATAAGTGCGATCGAACCCGCACCGGCGACGCCCAGTGCAATTCCGGCCAGCACGGCGCGGTACAGCACGACGGCGACGGCATCGTTAAAGAGCGACTCGCATTCGACGATCGTCGCCAGCGTCCGCGGCACGGGCAGCCGGCGGAAGACCGCGACGACGGCGATCGGATCGGTCGCACTCAAGATCGCGCCGGTAAGCAGCGCCGGGCCGAGCGGTACGCCGACGATCGCGAGCGCGCCGGCAACCATGCCGGCCGTAAGCAAAACGCCCGGACCCGCGAGCATCGCGATTGGGAGCCACTGCCGTCGCATCGCACGGAAATTCAAGTTCCATGCGGCCTCGAAGAGCAGTGCCGGCAGAAAGACGTAGAGGGTCGCATGGCCGAATGCGTATGCCAGCCGGCCGGGCTGAAACAATCCGTAGACGACCCCCAGCGCAACGATCGCCAGAATTTGCCAGAGCTTCACGGGCCTACGTGCTTCCCAAATCCCTAGTGGGTGTGCGTAAAGTTGCCGACACGCGTGAGGTTGCGAATCCGCTCGATCGCCTCACGCATTCCCAGCGGCTCCGCCGGCCGGCCGACGGCCTCGAAGTAGACGGCGGGATCGATGTTGAGAGTGCGCGTCTGCACCATCGAAACCGGCGAGTCGCGCAAGAACGCTTCCATCGCCGCGATCTCCGGTGCATCGTCGGTGACGCCCGGGTGGGTCAGCAGATTCAAGCTCACCCGTAAATTACGTTCGCCGGCCAAGCGGATCGACGCGAACACGTCGTCGAGCGTGTAGCCCAACGGCCGGTAATACGCCGCGTAGACGCTCGGCCGAAACGAGTTCAGACTAATTCTCACCGCTTGCAGTCCCGCGTCGATGCAGCGCGCCAGCGGCGCGGGTGCGCTGCCGTTGGTGTTGAGATTGATCGTGCCGTTCGACCGCCTCTTGCGAATGCGCTCGATCGCGCTCGCGAGCGTGATCGAGCGGAGCAGCGGCTCGCCCTCGCAGCCCTGTCCGAACGAAACGATGCCGTCGTCGACCCGCTCCAAGTGATGCGTCGCGACGTCCGCAAGCTCGGCGGCCGCGACCTCGTCGGCGATCCGCGCCTGCGGCGACGGCACCCCGGCGGCGTCGTCTTGCTCCGAGATGCATCCGATGCAGCGCGCGTTGCACTTCGGTGAAACCGGCAGAGCCGCTTCGCCCCGCTCGAGAAAGACGTTCTGCGCGGTAAAACACGCGTAGTCGCGCGAGCAGAGCGCGACCTGCGCCAGCACGCGGTTATCCGGCTGCGCGCGAAGGCGGTCCTCGATCAGCCGTTCGAGTTCGCCGCGTTTGTAGCTTCGCGGCCGCCAGTCGTCGCTCTCGTCGGTCTTCATCGCCGCAACGAAGGTTCGATCGTCGACCGCGCACGCGAACGTGTAGCCGAAGAGCGGCAGG is part of the Candidatus Cybelea sp. genome and harbors:
- a CDS encoding radical SAM protein, with product MRSHHERAETGLVSCDAKGRISFDYACSPLADGGLVREPLPAELIAEPPGAQRYFLPARSPLTTIGPIAGSNAFAVALPAGYTRLLVPAYAAQRGAPSLPLFGYTFACAVDDRTFVAAMKTDESDDWRPRSYKRGELERLIEDRLRAQPDNRVLAQVALCSRDYACFTAQNVFLERGEAALPVSPKCNARCIGCISEQDDAAGVPSPQARIADEVAAAELADVATHHLERVDDGIVSFGQGCEGEPLLRSITLASAIERIRKRRSNGTINLNTNGSAPAPLARCIDAGLQAVRISLNSFRPSVYAAYYRPLGYTLDDVFASIRLAGERNLRVSLNLLTHPGVTDDAPEIAAMEAFLRDSPVSMVQTRTLNIDPAVYFEAVGRPAEPLGMREAIERIRNLTRVGNFTHTH
- a CDS encoding sodium:proton antiporter, whose product is MKLWQILAIVALGVVYGLFQPGRLAYAFGHATLYVFLPALLFEAAWNLNFRAMRRQWLPIAMLAGPGVLLTAGMVAGALAIVGVPLGPALLTGAILSATDPIAVVAVFRRLPVPRTLATIVECESLFNDAVAVVLYRAVLAGIALGVAGAGSIALITLQTIAGAVCGVALGIALAFIAARALQRAAGGAAVQIATTLSCAYGAYFAADYLHLSGIFATIAFGIALRYYERASITLTIAREVEHFWDVAALCANAVVFFLAGAALEISRLTAAPIFTVAALAGVAIARFAVASLLCPGPVRREWVGVVRVAGMRGALSLALALALPASLPFREAIVDATFAVVLATLLAGGLALDRVVRRAALRHTPSG
- a CDS encoding ammonium transporter translates to MNAAVPQVNIGNTGFMLLCASLVMLMTPGLAFFYGGLVQRKNVLTIMMQSFMSLGWTTVLWFAFGYSESFGPDWHGLIGNPATYAMLRGVTLHTMFTGNDAGIPLVVHIAYQMMFAIITPALITGAFANRVTFKAYFWFLTGWLIFVYFPFVHMLWSPDGILAKWGCLDFAGGIVVHASAGFAALASVLYVGRRSVMDNRPHNVPLIALGTGLLWFGWYGFNAGSELRVDSVTASAFLNTDIAASFAAIAWLLVEWARGRQPKFIGLLTGAVAGLATITPAAGYVSPTTAVIIGIAAGVVCYFAVTLKNRLGWDDALDVWGVHGVGGFLGICLLGVFASTLWNPNGADGLLRGNPSFFLKQVAAAAVCSAWAFCFTYAMLWLINLVTRVKVDETAEERGLDVELHGEEAYPLGV